One genomic window of Luteitalea pratensis includes the following:
- a CDS encoding superoxide dismutase — MPYELPPLPYAHNALEPFIDEQTMQIHHGKHHQTYVNNVNAALEKYPELQGKPIDQLIADLNAIPEDIRTAVRNNGGGHANHTFFWAVMAPNAGGSPTGKIAEAINAKFGSFDAFKEAFAKAGTTRFGSGWAWLIKSGSGVEVTSTPNQDSPLMEGKMPLLGLDVWEHAYYLKYQNKRPDYIAAWWNVVNWDAVNNAF; from the coding sequence ATGCCCTACGAACTTCCGCCGCTGCCCTACGCCCACAACGCGCTCGAGCCGTTCATCGACGAGCAGACGATGCAGATCCATCACGGCAAGCATCATCAAACCTACGTGAACAACGTCAATGCCGCGCTCGAGAAGTACCCCGAACTCCAGGGCAAGCCGATCGATCAGCTGATCGCCGACCTGAACGCGATCCCGGAAGACATCCGCACGGCCGTGCGCAACAACGGCGGCGGGCATGCCAACCACACGTTCTTCTGGGCGGTCATGGCGCCCAACGCCGGCGGTTCGCCGACAGGAAAGATCGCCGAGGCGATCAACGCCAAGTTCGGCTCCTTCGATGCGTTCAAGGAGGCGTTTGCCAAGGCCGGCACGACGCGTTTCGGCAGCGGCTGGGCGTGGTTGATCAAGAGCGGCAGCGGCGTGGAGGTGACAAGCACGCCGAACCAGGACAGCCCGCTGATGGAAGGCAAGATGCCGCTGCTCGGCCTCGACGTCTGGGAGCACGCGTACTACCTGAAATACCAGAACAAGCGCCCCGACTACATCGCCGCGTGGTGGAACGTGGTCAATTGGGACGCAGTCAATAACGCGTTCTAG
- a CDS encoding amidohydrolase: MTFRSRGLVLLATALLSGCRPEAPEAPDLIVLNGKVWTGDGNRPEAEAIAIRNGRIVTVANSDVVRAMASAATRIIDVQGRRVVPGFNDAHWHLPLRQTADLTGAGTADEIVRRLKTFATGPADAWVLGDGWGPSDFPGLQPHRRHLDAAFPDRPVLITDRDGHQVLVNGRTLALAGITRDTPNPQNGRIGRDAKGEATGLLQEAAMSLVQRLLPPVSPDDADRAVLATLQKAATYGLTSVQDASASDPAGQRVAAYERAGRAGTLPIRVRVAMPFEMNVTPERLAELVRLRDEHRDRWLSFGIVKGVLDGTVDGHTAAMLAPYADRPNESGLPMWDQAALNAAVVAYDQAGLQIELHAVGDRAIRMALDAFARARSVNGTSERRHRIEHAELPSPEDLPRFRSLGVIASTQAMFASPDAITLTSFAPALGPERASRVDAFARFDDARIVQAFGSDYPVFTMEVMRGIHAAVTRQLPDGTPPGGWYPANRISVAAALRHFTVDAAFASREDQEKGALAPGRMADLVVLSEDVFAIPPERLWAVKATLTVVGGRVQWDGKREE, translated from the coding sequence ATGACTTTTCGGTCCCGAGGGCTCGTGCTGCTGGCCACTGCCCTGCTCTCGGGATGCCGGCCCGAAGCTCCCGAAGCGCCCGATCTGATCGTCCTGAACGGGAAAGTCTGGACCGGCGATGGCAATCGCCCGGAGGCCGAGGCGATTGCCATCCGCAACGGCCGTATCGTCACCGTCGCCAACAGCGACGTCGTACGAGCCATGGCGTCTGCGGCGACGCGCATCATCGATGTCCAAGGACGACGGGTGGTGCCGGGCTTCAACGACGCGCACTGGCATCTGCCGCTGCGGCAGACGGCGGACCTCACAGGAGCGGGCACCGCGGACGAGATCGTGCGGCGGCTGAAGACGTTCGCCACCGGCCCGGCTGACGCATGGGTGCTGGGCGATGGCTGGGGGCCGTCCGACTTCCCGGGCCTGCAGCCCCATCGCCGTCATCTCGACGCGGCGTTCCCGGATCGCCCCGTCCTGATTACCGATCGTGACGGCCACCAGGTCCTCGTGAACGGCCGGACGCTGGCGCTGGCGGGCATCACCCGCGACACGCCGAATCCGCAGAACGGCCGCATCGGGCGCGATGCGAAGGGCGAGGCCACCGGCCTGTTGCAGGAAGCGGCAATGAGCCTGGTGCAGCGGCTGCTGCCGCCAGTGAGCCCGGACGACGCGGACCGCGCCGTCCTCGCGACCCTTCAGAAGGCAGCGACTTACGGACTGACATCGGTGCAGGATGCCAGTGCGAGTGACCCTGCTGGCCAGCGAGTCGCCGCCTACGAACGCGCCGGGCGGGCAGGCACGCTCCCGATCCGCGTGCGGGTCGCGATGCCGTTCGAGATGAACGTCACGCCGGAGCGACTTGCTGAACTCGTCCGCCTCCGTGACGAGCATCGCGATCGATGGCTGTCGTTCGGGATCGTCAAGGGCGTGCTGGATGGGACGGTCGACGGACACACGGCGGCGATGCTGGCGCCGTACGCCGATCGGCCGAACGAGTCCGGCCTGCCGATGTGGGATCAGGCGGCGCTGAACGCCGCGGTGGTGGCCTATGACCAGGCCGGACTTCAGATCGAACTCCATGCGGTCGGCGATCGCGCGATACGGATGGCACTGGACGCCTTCGCGCGTGCGCGGTCGGTGAACGGGACGTCCGAGCGGCGCCATCGCATCGAGCATGCCGAACTGCCCTCGCCCGAGGACCTGCCGCGCTTCCGGTCGCTGGGGGTCATCGCCTCCACGCAGGCGATGTTCGCGAGTCCCGATGCGATCACGCTCACGAGCTTTGCGCCCGCGCTCGGGCCCGAACGCGCCTCACGGGTGGACGCGTTCGCGCGTTTCGACGACGCCCGCATCGTCCAGGCGTTCGGGAGCGACTACCCGGTGTTCACGATGGAGGTGATGCGTGGCATCCATGCCGCGGTCACGCGGCAGTTGCCCGACGGCACGCCGCCCGGCGGCTGGTATCCCGCCAACCGCATCAGCGTCGCCGCCGCGTTGCGTCACTTCACCGTTGACGCTGCGTTTGCCAGCCGCGAGGACCAGGAGAAGGGCGCGCTGGCGCCCGGGCGGATGGCCGACCTCGTGGTGCTGTCCGAGGACGTGTTCGCGATCCCGCCGGAACGGCTGTGGGCGGTGAAGGCGACACTGACGGTCGTGGGCGGCCGGGTGCAGTGGGACGGGAAGCGCGAAGAGTGA
- a CDS encoding FAD-binding oxidoreductase: MNLHTRQSRRRFINGALATTGMLGLVTPFDRSDARGSSPIDGGALATFRAQLKGRLVLPTDAGYEAARRVYFWNPDTEKRPALVVRCAHVDDVRHAIAFARTHALEVAVRGGGHSPMGWGTSNGLVIDMAGMNLVTIDPATRTARVDAGALGGEVMRQAGRHGLAPVVGQCAGVGAAGVTLGGGLGWLSGLHGAACDNLLAARVVTADGTLLSVDAERNPDLLWGLRGAGANFGVITSFDCRLHSLGPVTAGDIHYPVREARSVLRLFREFMAEAPDAFQATLNLTPGERGVFVQLCHAGESAEAERLLRSLRAIAAPAKDMVRRQEFADLAGRQPTGTADADFRCVATAYRHELSDEVMNVVLDRLAEAPASTVIGISHYMHGELCRVASDSTAFPLRQSGGVHIRFGADWNDPGLAQRLMPWASEASRLLRASSGERIYANYQSHAGKGSAEAVYGSNHARLVALKNTYDPSNVFRRNSNVEPTSA, encoded by the coding sequence ATGAATCTTCACACCCGCCAGAGTCGTCGCCGCTTCATCAACGGCGCGCTGGCGACGACCGGCATGCTGGGGTTGGTGACACCCTTCGATCGGAGCGACGCTCGCGGCAGCAGCCCGATCGATGGCGGCGCCCTCGCGACCTTTCGCGCACAGCTCAAGGGTCGCCTCGTTCTTCCCACCGACGCTGGCTACGAGGCAGCACGACGCGTCTACTTCTGGAATCCCGACACTGAGAAGCGCCCCGCCCTCGTGGTGCGCTGCGCCCATGTCGATGATGTCCGGCACGCGATCGCCTTTGCTCGCACACATGCACTGGAAGTCGCCGTGCGCGGCGGTGGCCACAGTCCAATGGGCTGGGGCACCTCCAATGGCCTCGTCATCGACATGGCGGGGATGAACCTCGTGACCATCGATCCGGCCACGCGAACGGCGCGTGTCGATGCCGGTGCGCTGGGTGGCGAGGTCATGCGACAAGCGGGACGCCACGGGCTGGCTCCAGTCGTCGGTCAGTGCGCCGGTGTCGGGGCTGCAGGGGTGACGCTCGGCGGCGGCCTCGGCTGGCTGTCCGGTCTGCATGGAGCCGCTTGCGACAATCTGCTCGCCGCTCGGGTGGTCACCGCGGACGGCACCCTGCTGTCCGTGGACGCGGAACGCAATCCGGACCTGTTGTGGGGGCTCCGGGGCGCCGGCGCCAACTTCGGCGTGATCACGAGCTTCGATTGTCGCCTTCATTCCCTCGGTCCGGTCACCGCCGGCGACATCCACTATCCGGTTCGAGAGGCGCGATCGGTCCTGCGATTGTTCCGCGAATTCATGGCGGAAGCGCCGGATGCGTTTCAAGCCACCCTCAACCTGACGCCAGGCGAGCGCGGCGTGTTCGTCCAACTCTGTCACGCCGGTGAGAGCGCCGAGGCCGAGCGGTTGCTCCGGTCCCTACGAGCGATTGCAGCTCCAGCCAAGGACATGGTCAGGCGCCAGGAATTCGCCGATCTGGCTGGCAGGCAGCCAACCGGCACAGCAGATGCCGACTTCAGGTGCGTGGCAACCGCCTATCGGCACGAGTTGTCAGACGAGGTCATGAATGTCGTCCTCGACCGCCTCGCCGAGGCACCGGCTTCCACCGTGATCGGCATCAGCCACTACATGCACGGCGAGCTGTGCAGGGTGGCTTCCGACTCCACGGCCTTTCCACTCCGCCAATCGGGAGGCGTTCACATTCGCTTTGGTGCGGACTGGAATGATCCCGGTTTGGCGCAGCGCCTCATGCCGTGGGCCAGCGAAGCGAGTCGCTTGTTGCGCGCCTCGTCTGGCGAACGGATCTACGCCAACTACCAGAGCCATGCCGGCAAGGGCTCAGCCGAGGCTGTCTACGGCAGCAATCACGCGCGGCTGGTGGCCCTCAAGAACACCTACGACCCCAGCAACGTCTTTCGCCGGAACTCGAACGTCGAGCCGACGTCGGCGTGA